Proteins from a single region of Bogoriella caseilytica:
- the carA gene encoding glutamine-hydrolyzing carbamoyl-phosphate synthase small subunit, producing the protein MSEAEQTTETAVADVTARATRGARREPALLVLEDGTVMRGSAYAALGRTLGEIVFSTGMTGYQETLTDPSYHRQIVVMTAPHIGNTGVNDEDPESHRIWVAGYVVRDPARRASNWRSRRELEDELADQGVVGICDVDTRALTRHLRDKGVMRAGVFSGSALPAGAAHGEPSEQALGVLLDLVREAPPMAGSDLAREVSTADAYTVEPSGEYAGKEPVATVAAVDLGIKTRTPAQLAERGVRVHVLPQSVSLSEILALAPDGVFFSNGPGDPEAATHEVELLRGVLDEKLPFFGICFGNQLLGRALGYGTYKLDFGHRGVNQPVMDKETGRVEITAHNHGFAVDAPVDAPSVAPYDGGRYGRVEVSHVGLNDQVVEGLRALDVPAFSVQYHPEAAAGPHDAEHLFDRFVRLMREQKTSSTTSPSSTEDQA; encoded by the coding sequence ATGAGCGAAGCAGAACAGACCACCGAGACGGCTGTGGCCGATGTGACCGCGCGGGCCACCCGCGGTGCCCGGCGTGAGCCCGCATTGCTGGTCCTCGAGGACGGCACCGTGATGCGCGGGAGCGCCTACGCGGCCCTGGGCCGCACCCTGGGTGAGATCGTGTTCTCCACCGGCATGACCGGCTACCAGGAGACCCTGACCGACCCCTCCTACCATCGCCAGATCGTGGTGATGACTGCCCCGCACATCGGCAACACCGGGGTGAACGACGAGGACCCGGAGTCCCACCGCATCTGGGTGGCCGGCTATGTGGTCCGCGACCCCGCCCGCCGCGCCTCGAACTGGCGCTCCCGCCGCGAGCTCGAGGACGAGCTCGCCGACCAGGGCGTGGTCGGCATCTGCGACGTCGACACCCGCGCCCTGACCCGGCATCTGCGAGACAAGGGCGTGATGCGGGCCGGCGTGTTCTCCGGCTCCGCTCTGCCGGCGGGCGCCGCTCACGGGGAGCCGAGCGAGCAGGCCCTGGGCGTCCTCCTGGATCTGGTCCGCGAGGCTCCTCCGATGGCGGGATCCGATCTTGCTCGCGAAGTGAGCACCGCGGATGCGTACACGGTTGAACCCAGCGGCGAGTATGCCGGCAAGGAGCCGGTAGCGACCGTGGCCGCCGTCGATCTCGGCATCAAGACGCGCACGCCCGCCCAGCTCGCCGAGCGCGGCGTGCGGGTGCACGTGCTGCCGCAGTCGGTCTCCCTCAGCGAGATCCTCGCGCTGGCTCCGGACGGCGTCTTCTTCTCCAACGGCCCCGGCGACCCGGAGGCGGCCACCCACGAGGTCGAGCTGCTGCGCGGCGTCCTCGACGAGAAGCTGCCCTTCTTCGGCATCTGCTTCGGTAACCAGCTCCTGGGTCGCGCCCTGGGATACGGCACTTACAAGCTCGACTTCGGCCACCGCGGCGTGAACCAGCCCGTGATGGACAAGGAGACCGGTCGGGTGGAGATCACCGCTCACAATCACGGCTTCGCCGTGGACGCTCCGGTGGACGCCCCCTCGGTCGCCCCCTACGACGGCGGGCGCTACGGCCGGGTGGAGGTCTCTCATGTGGGCTTGAACGACCAGGTCGTCGAAGGACTGCGCGCCCTCGACGTCCCCGCGTTCTCGGTGCAGTACCACCCCGAGGCCGCCGCCGGCCCACACGACGCCGAGCACCTCTTCGACCGTTTCGTGCGCCTGATGCGCGAGCAGAAGACCAGCAGCACGACCAGCCCGAGCAGCACGGAGGACCAGGCCTGA